The DNA segment CATCGTCCcgttttatagtaaaatctCTAACAGCCTCTGTGAGTGCGCGTACGGAAAGAACTGCGAGCCGACGATCCTGAGGTAGATTTTCATAATACGTTCGAAGCAAAGACTCGACATCTGTCGCATCAGAGGCTACACCAATTATGTCTGAATCTTCTATCATATTTGAACGTTCCTTTCTTTCTCGTAATTTCTTTTCTCTTTTCATTATAAGGACATCATTAGGATTTGCCACAAgaccattaaaattttgtccGAACCTTACCCTATTAAAATCTTGTCCATCGTGTTCATAGAACACACTAAGTCTAATAAGAGGTAACAAAGGCTGTTTAGGGTCACCACTGCGCAGTCCTTCTGCTTCCTGTATGGCTTCATTAACTttaccttttaaaaattgttgtaCTTTTTCAGTTTCATTAACATCTTCATCACCCAAATTTTCTTCTGATAGAACTAtagtcttaaatataaatggacGTATAGTTTTAAGTGGTATTGGAGTCACTATGTATTCCTTTTTATGTAATTGGAGTAACACACAGTGTTTGGGTAATGCCTCACCTGCAGCAAGTGATGTTGCTACAGTGCTTCCTGgttgaattacaaaaaatccTTCATTTTCCCTTTTTATATCCTTAATAGGAAAAACTTGGCTGTCATGCTCATGACCCCAGATAACGAGATCTAAAAATGTGGGTAAAACATTTTCTGGTATATAATTGTTGGGGCCTCTATCAGCCCTGTTTTGATGTAAAACAAGAATATTAAACCAATCATTACCATTGTCAACCAATTCCATTTCTACtttcttttcaataaacaatCTTGCTAGTCTTTGATCTTTTAAATGACTCAAACCATACAAGGATAGTTTTGTTTCACCTTTTTGTATGAGCACTGGTGAGATACGTACATGAGTGTAATCAGTCCATTTACCAAAATAATTGACAAGACCAGTAATAGACAATATATCCAAAGAACTAACACTGCCTTGTCCCACTGGATCATCATGGTTTCCATGAATGGAAAGTAAAGGATaggaaacatttaaatttggatCTTCATAATTTACGGCTCGTGAAAAATTGTCAAACTGATTTGATACGACTTCAATACTTATGGGTTTATCTCCGAAGCAGTATTTACGAATAATTTGAGTACATTTAAACATACAACTCGGCGAGGGTTTGGCGTGATCAAACAGGTCTCCACCTAGCAAAACCATATCTACGTCATATTGCACAGCAAGAGAAAGAACCTCCTCAAAGGCAATAAAACTATCTTCCCCGCGAATGGCATCATTTTCCAAATGTCCCAAATGAATATCTGAAGCTACAAGAACACGAATTGTGTCCTCTGGTAACCAGGATTCACTATTGTTTTGTAccataattcttaaaaaaaaacttaggttactttaagtattttatatgagaaaaacTATTTGCGAGTGTATTTACTACttaataaacatgaaattaaGCGCCAATAgttgataatataaacaaaattgacATGTGCCACTGTCAGCTGcttggaatataaaatattttttatcggtttttacttaaataggTACAAATTTTTCTTAGGTAAAATTTAGAACTTTTTGAAATGAAtagataacaaacaaaatataattttaacgaatatatgtattagtGTTTGAACCCAtgatttgcttttatttagatgtacaaacattattttaaacattacctGTTAAAGAAATggagaataataatttcaaaacaactCGTTAAATATTAACctcttttaaagaaatatgtcatttatattGCAAAAACATGGATTTAAAGTAGTATTTTCAAAAACCAAAATTTTTGATTCATAATGtttattgtcataaaatatgaCAGTGGTAATTTCTTAAAGTTACTAAAATACTTATGACataaataatggaaaatatttcttaaaagcattttattttatgtaagcaAGAAGAATTTGATCtagcgaatatttttttatctataagatcaacaataaaattctgtttttttaatgtatatgtcAAACGAATATCTAGTGTTGATTATTGACACGGGTTCGCGAAATCACTAGAAATATCAATATTCAGTGTTACACTTGTCAACTTGTTGTCTTATGTCTATAAtgacatttgttattttttataattatgttttgtgtGTTATAATTTCGTAAATCTTTAGTTGTAAATGCTTTTCTCCTGATGTGACGACATAACGTGAGTTCGCTGACCAATCATGCTTCCACGGGAGAAGACCAGCATTTGCTTAGAAGAGAAAGTGTCATGTGAAATCAGAGAGTCGCCTTCAATGATGTGGAAGAGGTCGATTGTGCAAGCGAGGGCTGGATATACACGACATTATGCTGCTATGATTCTAGTTTTAGCTTTGTTTACAGTAAGTTCCGTAAATTTTTTCGATTATAATACTTTGTTTaactaaaacttataaaagtagtcatttaattcttctttacaatttaaatgttaatcttTATTCAAAATCCTTTCAAACTTTGATAGTATTTGATTAAGGaaatattgcttttttatagagaaatagaaaaaatctgaacattattaaatttaagactTTACATCAAATGAAAGGtagcattattataaatatgctgTCATGTCTGCCCCTGTATTTatgaacaataaacaaaacttaaaatatttgttacaagatttgaaatgaaaactttGCCAAAGTATTGACTCATTCATGAATCACATCACTTCTTTAAATTGTCatgtatacttttaaaaaaatttgactCTAGTTGTtgcaaaactattattatctaaaatttcACCTATTTTCTATGTTCACTGCatgtttactttatttaatgtactttCTTATAAgttatgttgaaaaataaaatataaataaagtacacCATTATATGGATGTacctatattattaaaaaaaaaaacctcaaataaaactgtttttttttctattttaattttatactttttttttgttttatctagTCATTGTGCATAAGTTCTAATATTAGCGATCACTATGGgtgaagatatataaaaatttagtacttataaaatatatgagagagatatttttcaaaataatgtttaatttaagtttgcTGGTTGTTGGATCTTTAAAACCATTACATTTCCATGTGTTTCATTTTGTAATTACCACATGTCTCATTACACTATGGTTGTAAgctgttaaatatattgtaacaataaacTCCTTTgttgcattaaaatataaaaacaaaaaaggcaATTTGTGTTTTGTTCCCCATAGTGCATGTCTGTTGTATatcagtttattaattttgatgtttaaaaCAGGCCaccaaattttttaagaatagctataaaagttatttagacatagataatatattagtcaaaataaaatacatttctaaaACTCATAACCTATACCCAAGACAATCACAACCACCTTTGTGTTAGTATAGCCATGCCATCaagtacataaatttaattttatatcacagtTATTGAATTTCCACGTTGAAGCTGCGGATCTAGTCATTGAAATCCCTGGCTGGGGTGCGGAGGGTGCTGATGGTGCACACTACCGACTCGACTACCGTCCTCCCCAGGGTTCGCCAGCGCCAAACTTTACTGTACCAGCTCGTGCCTCCACGATCAACTTCCAGGGTCTACCTGGCactaaatatcattttatgcTATACTATTCCAATGCCACCTTCGCCGACCTGCTCACATGGAATCAAACCATTATTACGGGTATACTATTcagatattttagttaaatatttgttttatacttttctATCAATTTCCTGACTTGCTAGATATTctacaatgtttttaaagagtagtgaaaatatttgtaatttaactcTTATGCTAAAAATTAAACCaatgaaatttttgttcaatgttttttcaaatttccttagtaaaaacattgttttagaAAGGTCTATTAAAGGGATATCTGTTTACAGCGCCGGAACCTCCAACGAATCTGACAGTGACTTTGGGACGCAACAAGCAGGCAACTATCTCTTGGTCACCGCCGGCGCACGGCGACTACACCGGCTTCCGTTTCCGTGTGTTGCCGCCATCAGAAGGCGAGGGTGGTCCAAGGAACGTGACAATAGATGGCACTGGCAATTGGTCCCATGTACTCCGTGAACTAGCACCTGGTGCCACCTACCAATTGCACGCTTTCACACTACTACACGATAAAGAAAGCGCTGCCTACGCTTCCTTCAACTTTACCACAAGTCAGTATGGGAATTTccaatatttcatacataattgATCATGCCCAAAGTTTAGGTTTTTACAAATCGTTCAAACaggaaaaaatacaataatgttgatataaactttgtatataaattcagATGTAACtaaagattattaatatagaaatatttcctCAAGGTCAACGAAACTCGTCAAAACCTTAAGTCAACGGTATTTAACGTCCATAAccaatcttataattaatgtaacgaaatgaaatgaatatgTTAGTTTGAATTTACGTTTCATTATAGAATGTTTCAGTTTAAATACGAAACCTCTTTGTTGTAAACCATATcttttagagaaaaaaatatttaaaggtcAAATTTGCAGCCAGTGATATGTCCATTGACTTCCAACtacctatataaattataaaataaaaagaaaggaatacattatgatttttttttattatagaattataatttttgtatataattattatttatatatttaaaatagaaaaataacatgattaaaatatttttataaatcacgtGTCAGAAAatttgcaattaaaaaaattacatgggATCAGAAAAAACTCAATAAGAATGTTTAAACATTCACGTCAAAAGTATGTCGACAATTTGTCTCCGccattgttgtttttttttttcgaaatttACGTCAATAAACCATTGCAACTAATACGATTCATAAATATGTTCCCAaacgttataattaatatttttaatgaagttatattttaatattgttttaagtgGATATACCATGTTTCGGATATTTGTCATGTAACATGTCTTTGTTTGGCGGATATCGTTCATCACCTATAGATTTCTCGTGTCTTGTGAACATGTCTAGCCCTTCGGAGCGGTGAAGGCAGCGACACGACCTCACGACACGGGACCGACACGCTGCCGTTGCGATCATCTCGTCGCATATTTAAACAGGTTCTATTTGTTTCGCTCTTCGACCCGGACGctgttatgttattatttcgCCTCAttcgatgtttattttaatgtagatTCGTTCGCATGTATACGATTCGTACTGTCGCTATTTTGTTATTCTGTTACCAAGATACGACCTTGGGCCGTTTCTTTGTATTTtcgttatgtttattatagttatacagTTTGAAGtgatcgttttaaaatattttttgccgTTTATTTCCGCTTTATTGTCAGCATCTGATTTTGACAAAGCGAAACGtcgtttatttgatttttatccTCTAAGGAGTCATATGATGTCACGTTCGTTCATGCATCTTTAAAGCTGACTATTATCATGTATGTATCATTGTATGATTGCATTTTACAATTgtcaataacaatataatattcactattattattcttcCATCGAAATGGTAGATGTTCCAGCCACGTCGCACTTAGTATTTATAGCTTCCTTATATAGTTGCAAAAATTGCTTGATTAATGATATGGGGAACCCAATTGACACCTTAAAGTTAAGTCACATGACTagcgatattttttattgttaccagtttttatttgttaccaTAGAGGTCAAAGTGCTAATGATGTTTGTATGAAGCTTATTTTCATTCTTTACTTTCAAGGTTTaagtagtaataatataatgtatgaatattataaatgtattttatatttcagaacCGAATACACCGGGAAAGTTTATAGTATGGTTCCGTAACGAAACAACGCTTCTTGTGTTATGGCAGCCGCCCTATCCGCCGGGCGCGTACACTCACTATAAGGTGAAAAATGGATTACATAAAATAGTTCAGCCCTTATTCATTTACTAACAATGTAGGtacattacaaaaaactaggcagatctttttattataatcatgagtcttatttatttaccttaatTGAGTTATATTGACTAACCATGAACACCACTAATATAGTTACaaacctaaatataataataaaaaattatgaagctAATactcttagttttatttttaaaggtcttttcaagtttataatatattgcagGTATCAATCGAACCTAAAGATGCTCGAGACTCGGAGTTGTATGTCGAGAAGGAGGGCGAGCCGCCGGGGCCCGCTCAGGCTGCCTTTAAAGGTCTGGTCCCCGGCCGGGCTTACAACATCTCCGTGCAAACCGTGTCTGACGTGCAGCTCTCCGCGCCGACCACCGCTCAATACAGAACGGTGCCGTTGCGGCCGCGGAACGTGAGCGTGGACCCCCGCAGGCTGACGGAGACATCGTTCAAGGTCACCTGGCTGCCGCCGTTGGAGCTCAGCGAGTTCGAGAAGTACCAAGTGTCGGTGGCGGCGGGCGGCGCGGGGGCGGGGGCGCGCCGCTTGCCCCCACAGCTGCGCTCCCGTGACGAGCCCCCGAGCGCCTCCTTTGAAGGACTCGAGCCCGGCGGCCATTACGCCGTCACCGTTAAGACTATGTCAGGCAAGGTCACGTCGTGGCCGGCCGCTACCGACCTAACACTGAGTGAGTAGAattcttacatataaaatgactaaagaaataaaattctaattttaagGTTTGCGTTACTTGaaagtacattttataaaaacttaaaccacggttaaatatttcaagttctgaatgaatattttttccatacaAACTTTCAAAACTGTgataattctaattaaaataatacaatagtcTTTTTACTTTgtctaattttttattttgtgtcatTCGACGCGGGATGTCGTATACGCCATTCACCATATACTGTCAATGTTTTCAAATGACAATTTtgtcaaaaagaaaaagtcTAGTCAAGTGATGAGTAGTGACCAAATTTATTCAGTGCAAAGTTTATTAAGGTTTACTTATTTCACACATTTCTAACAAATAACTCGCATGTAATTTCCAGAACCGCTGCCAGTGCGCGATCTACAGAGCCGTCTCGTAGAATCGGACGCGGGCGGAGGAGTATTCCTATCGTGGTCACCAGCTGAAGGGAGCACTCAGGACGAGTATAaggtacattaattataatgtaatacatTAATAGCATATAACATTTGTGATATTATGCGATAATGAGCTTtatgttataacaaataaatttcagaTTTCATATCACGAGACCGGTCCTTCGAGAGACGACAGCAACACGCTGACGACGACCACCACTAACGTGACCCTCGAGGCTCTGCTGCCGGGACGTAATTACACAGTATCGGTATGATATTACAGATTTACTGTACTTAACTGATAAATGggcaaatatatgaaattgcaGTGTCAGTTTTTGATATTACAATAACCGAATTTtactaaattcatatatatatacccgcgactccgtctgcgtaagaaaaataataagaaaccatgacaaaactttaaagcccCGTATGCCGTTATAATTTCGGGATGGTCATTGGGATCTTGAAAAAGTAtcctaagttactttttattacaccagctaaataacaataatattatgcaaaatatatacgGTACATATaccttgttttgtttgtttattggcCTgcctgtctgtttgttccggaTTATGTCTGAAATTACTGGACCTATATTGACGAGACTTTCACTGACAGTTAGCAACGTAACGAGTAATTTAGGCTACTCTTAtcttataaattctattttaaaataaatctaaatggTACTTTTTAAAGGTGAGCGCTGTATCTCGTGGCGTCGCGTCTAATGAGACGTGGTCGTGGAGCGCCACTCGTCCGCTGGCGCCGGTGCTCCGTAGCGCCGCCGCTGGGACGAGGTGGCTCCGTCTGGCGTGGAGCTCGGACGTGAACTCGCGTCAGGAGCGCTACGAGCTCCGCTATCGTCGCCGCACGACGCCGGAGGAGGCCTACGTGACGCTGGAGACGAAGGACGCGAACGCCACGCTGGAGCAGTTGCAGCCGGGCGCGGTGTACGAGGTCCAACTGGCGGCCGTCAGTCACGGACTGCGCAGCGACAGACACACAGTGCTCAAACCAGTCCGTGAGTACCATCGATAGTCGAGTGTCAAGAAGctaaataaaccaaaaactAATACTCACGAGCCACTTCAGAAACATATCATGACTAATATCGCTAACCTTTCTCACAAAATGTCCAACAAACCGTTTCACATTATAAGTCAAttcataatgaaatcttatattttcgtGACAACACATTGtaatgaatttgttttttactatTACGAATTACATTATTACTTTACATCAGCCTTGCTCACGGGCAAACGAATAAAAAGTACCCGTGAAGCAGAGGCGTGTACAGAGATTTGGGGTAGGGTAAGCAGAATATGTTCGACAAAACGATACCAATTTTCATCATAGTTTCCTCCTCTCAAACAtcggtaaattaaataataatactttcgcgagtattaaaGACAAGCGCCTAGAAagacaaatgacaatattcaataataataaaatggcggaaaaaatatgaacagtATACCAACGAATCAAATAGACCCGTTTCATTCGACAATTAACACAGTTtctatgacattttaaaagaattgatTAAGGAAGCAGTGGCTTTCGAACCGTAATATGCATAGTTATagcacacacacatgcaaacaTTATCTTCATACCAACACGagatttgtattatttgtattgaaaatatgcACCAAGTAGTTGTGTCTACGGCCGCTCTGGCTGGTCGATCGAAAATGTTTcgttttatgtttatagatatatataggtccatttaacaattttaccaAATCTTGAATcaaatgacatttttaaatgtctgtaaacaATTAAACATTCGTATTGCGTATTGaatgattaaaagtatgtaagtaagaattaaacaatgtacATAGGTTTAGTTGTGTGGGGGTAGGGTAAGCAGCGCTTACTTGTATCTATGGTGTGTACGCCACTGCCTTGAAGGTAATCAAAActcacaaaattataatattatctaaaatgTACTTGACAAAACACAACATCGTATTTGATAAGTTATGATCAAGGTGTAATAAAGGTCATATCTTCCAGGCCCTCTACCGGCGGAGTGGCTGAACGTGGAGCGAGTGACATCTAACTCTGTTGTGGTTCGTTGGCGAGGACCTCACACGGGGTCACTGGCGGCGTACTCGCTCCGCTATAGGACGGCCGGACTCGACGCCCCCGCGGTCACGAGGCTGGATCCGCTCCCGGCTACTGTGGATCATGCTGAGGTTAACACACTAACCTTAAATATTAGTGAAACGTACTATACTCGCTCCTTAACTTGGTAACTACACGCTATCCATCTCAACCACGTATTTATATACCACTGATGGATCCTTAGGAACTgtgagatttattaaaaatataagtagatGATAATCGGTCAAATGACTCAAATTTTTcgtgatgaaataaaatactacaaaTCCACAAGTAGTGCTCCTAAAATCCCCTTGGGTCCTTAGACTATGAACGAATATAGAAAAGCAACCACAAACTCGTGGTCCGTAAttcctatttattaatacaagttacatatatgtatttatttcttccataaaaaactatttttttcaagTATATTCAAGACAGCAAATATTGTGATGttaattaaaggaaaatataataaacaaaatataaatatcagatCATTGAGGAATCTTTTAAATccataaacatatttagttaataagcgaaattaatttgtagccttattttttatgtcacttTGACAAACAAGTTTATGGCCTGTCTGATGTTAAGCTGATAATATAGTTTGTTCATTGTCTTTGTTCTCTCCTTTACTGTTCTTCTGAAGAACTTCATACTGTAGTCCAACCTTCCCCAAAATGGATGATAACACCCCCTGTGGGCGCTTCATTCCTAAAAGGGGGCGGTAAGAGATTCAGAATAAAATGGGGTCGTTGTGTAGAGGCCTGGGTGGTGATTTGTAATTTCATGTAGCTAGGATAAGTTATAGTGGCTTGTCAGCAGGTGAAAAAAATAGGAacgctaaaaaataattcaatctcTAAGAGGGCAGCAGATAAAATAAGTTTCGGACCTCTGCCGTGTAGTCCCTTGGTAAAGCCTCAGGAGGACTAAATAATGTGCACCTGTTTACAGATCAGTAACATGACACACGGAGAGCGGTACACCATACAGCTGGACACCGTGAGCGAGGAGGCGGCCGGGGAGACGGTCGAGAGCGGCCAGCCTCTGAGCGCCGTGCACACCGTCCGTcagtacatacatatagtCTCTTACACTTAACTACTAGTTACTATTTAGTTTTTGCTCGTGACTATATCCGCGTGGTTTTCGATATTGTAttcagaaaaatttataatgcttaaaaatatatatgagatcTTAAATGCAGCGCCATCTATATGTTGTGTTAactaattcattatataactattatgtCTCGATCCAGCAGTACTGCACAGAATTTCAGATAAGTTATAGCTCGTATGCTATTCCGAAGTCTAAGCTATAgagtttgaaaattttattacaatttgatGAGTAGAAGTTCTGAAAGAACAACTAACAAGTAACACCTATCCATCCAATCCATACATTCTCGTAATCtttctcatttataatattggaggatttaattatgacatatttttgattatatactTCCCAGGTCCCAACCCTGTTTCTAACGTTGCGTTACTGGCTGATACTCGTAACGTTACATTGGAGTGGCCTCGGCCGGAGGGTCGGGTGGAGTGGTATGAGGTTCGCTGGTGGTCCAGCGAGGACGAGGCGGGGGGGTCCGCGGCGGAGGGGGAGGGACAAGCCTTACGCCGCGTGCCGGCCACTGAGGGCAGTCGGTCGGCGCGGGCGGTGCTCGACGCTCTGCTACCCGGCTATGGCTACGCGCTCGCCATAGCAGCACATTCGTACAATCTCTCCAGTGACCTGTTTACTATGCATACTCGTACTAGTGcgtaatttttttggtataaataaaaaaaaatcgtgcttaaaaatatcattatcataATCTCGTTCCAGGACCCTTAATACAATCTGAAATGACCATCGTCA comes from the Danaus plexippus chromosome 15, MEX_DaPlex, whole genome shotgun sequence genome and includes:
- the LOC116766108 gene encoding tyrosine-protein phosphatase 10D isoform X2 — its product is MLPREKTSICLEEKVSCEIRESPSMMWKRSIVQARAGYTRHYAAMILVLALFTLLNFHVEAADLVIEIPGWGAEGADGAHYRLDYRPPQGSPAPNFTVPARASTINFQGLPGTKYHFMLYYSNATFADLLTWNQTIITAPEPPTNLTVTLGRNKQATISWSPPAHGDYTGFRFRVLPPSEGEGGPRNVTIDGTGNWSHVLRELAPGATYQLHAFTLLHDKESAAYASFNFTTKPNTPGKFIVWFRNETTLLVLWQPPYPPGAYTHYKVSIEPKDARDSELYVEKEGEPPGPAQAAFKGLVPGRAYNISVQTVSDVQLSAPTTAQYRTVPLRPRNVSVDPRRLTETSFKVTWLPPLELSEFEKYQVSVAAGGAGAGARRLPPQLRSRDEPPSASFEGLEPGGHYAVTVKTMSGKVTSWPAATDLTLKPLPVRDLQSRLVESDAGGGVFLSWSPAEGSTQDEYKISYHETGPSRDDSNTLTTTTTNVTLEALLPGRNYTVSVSAVSRGVASNETWSWSATRPLAPVLRSAAAGTRWLRLAWSSDVNSRQERYELRYRRRTTPEEAYVTLETKDANATLEQLQPGAVYEVQLAAVSHGLRSDRHTVLKPVRPLPAEWLNVERVTSNSVVVRWRGPHTGSLAAYSLRYRTAGLDAPAVTRLDPLPATVDHAEISNMTHGERYTIQLDTVSEEAAGETVESGQPLSAVHTVRPNPVSNVALLADTRNVTLEWPRPEGRVEWYEVRWWSSEDEAGGSAAEGEGQALRRVPATEGSRSARAVLDALLPGYGYALAIAAHSYNLSSDLFTMHTRTRPLIQSEMTIVNESDDTDDNDALPAIRVIYTRTPETATRFDTYRFRLEGSGEGGEAGEARWQERAASAPAQQVPFRGLRPGRLYNLSMWTVSRNVTSHPVQRQARLYPRPITQLNATEVGAHELTLRWDRPAGDYTDFEVQYLAAADQLETRTTSELELRLDGLSPYTLYTFTVVVRSGKPATILMSSRAHSAVVRTLQAPPAAPVRFQPSDATPTELAFAWDLPAADAHGLLRGFVLEYASVDDPSDIHTIEFSPDARSGRVSGLTAGGEYEFRLSAESGAGRGAAARWKQRMAIAAPPRPRPHALPAEVASRRTSSSVAVRFRSDYFSAANGNVTGYTLVVGEEPREDTPAPLPSWRDVHRLPLWPPYQVTEPYYPFRTSAVEEFVIGSERCEVDSPPYCNGPLKPGARYYVKLRAFTARDKFTDTAYTLVYTEADNTGWIAGGAVCAAALCAAGAGALVLRRRRARASPTAVPAPQASRPVRVSDFIDHYRLMSADSDFRFSEEFEELKHVGREQPCTAADLPCNRPKNRFTNILPYDHSRYKLQPVDDEEGSDYINANYVPGHNSPREFIVTQGPLHCTRDDFWRMCWESGSRAIVMLTRCVEKGREKCDRYWPYDTRPVYYGDIAVTSLNESRFPDWTVTELAVCRGAEQRVVTHFHFTTWPDFGVPDPPTALARFVRAFRERCPADGRPVVVHCSAGVGRSGTFITLDRALQQLAAHADTLDIFGMVHAMRRERVWMVQTEQQYICIHQCVVAALEGADLAPPSPPPNNHHLNPAFEDDEGIAESGM